A genome region from Streptomyces sp. NBC_01296 includes the following:
- a CDS encoding carbohydrate-binding module family 20 domain-containing protein gives MPARAVRAATLFAATALAAAALTGPAPQAVAAAPGDKDVTAVLFEWRFESVAKACSDALGPAGYGYVQVSPPQEHIQGSQWWTSYQPVSYKIAGRLGDRAAFKAMVDTCHAAGVKVVADSVINHMAAGDGVGTGGSSYTKYGYPGVYSGSDMDDCRATISNYQDRANVQNCELVQLADLDTGEDYVRGRIAGYLNDLLSLGVDGFRIDAAKHMPAADLANIKSRLTNPGAYWKQEAIYGAGEAVSPSEYLGNGDVQEFRYARDLKRVFQSENLAYLKNFGEAWGYMPSGQSAVFVDNHDTERVGDTLNYKDGSAYTLAGVFMLAWPYGSPDVHSGYEWTDKDAGPPNGGTANACYADGWKCQHAWREISSMVAFRNAARGQAVTNWWDNGADQIAFGRGAKAYVAINHEGAALTRTFQSSLPAGDYCDVQSGRTVNVNSAGQFTATLGAGTALALHVNARTCSGGGSTPPPAAAGASFAVNATTVPGQNVYVTGDRAELGGWNTGSALKLDPAAYPVWKLDVSLPAGTAFSYKYLRKDAAGNVTWESGANRSATVPASGKVALNDTWRN, from the coding sequence ATGCCTGCCAGAGCCGTCAGAGCTGCAACTCTTTTCGCCGCGACCGCACTTGCCGCAGCCGCCCTCACCGGCCCGGCACCGCAGGCCGTCGCCGCGGCGCCCGGTGACAAGGACGTCACCGCCGTCCTCTTCGAGTGGCGCTTCGAGTCCGTCGCCAAGGCCTGCAGCGATGCGCTCGGGCCCGCCGGGTACGGGTACGTCCAGGTCTCGCCGCCCCAGGAGCACATCCAGGGCTCGCAGTGGTGGACCTCGTACCAGCCCGTCAGCTACAAGATCGCCGGGCGGCTCGGGGACCGGGCCGCGTTCAAGGCCATGGTCGACACCTGCCACGCCGCCGGGGTGAAGGTCGTCGCCGACTCCGTGATCAACCACATGGCGGCCGGCGACGGTGTCGGGACCGGTGGTTCGTCGTACACGAAGTACGGCTATCCCGGGGTCTATTCAGGCTCCGACATGGACGACTGCCGCGCGACCATCTCCAACTACCAGGACCGGGCCAATGTGCAGAACTGCGAGCTCGTGCAGCTCGCCGACCTGGACACGGGCGAGGACTACGTGCGGGGTCGGATCGCCGGGTACCTGAACGACCTGCTGTCGCTGGGTGTCGACGGCTTCCGGATCGACGCCGCCAAGCACATGCCCGCCGCCGACCTCGCCAACATAAAGTCCCGGCTGACCAACCCGGGCGCGTACTGGAAGCAGGAGGCGATCTACGGCGCCGGTGAGGCCGTCTCGCCCTCCGAGTACCTCGGCAACGGCGACGTGCAGGAGTTCCGTTACGCGCGGGACCTCAAGCGGGTCTTCCAGAGCGAGAACCTCGCCTACCTGAAGAACTTCGGCGAGGCCTGGGGTTACATGCCGAGCGGGCAGTCCGCCGTCTTCGTCGACAACCACGACACCGAGCGGGTCGGCGACACCCTGAACTACAAGGACGGCTCCGCCTACACCCTCGCCGGCGTCTTCATGCTGGCGTGGCCGTACGGATCCCCCGACGTGCACTCCGGGTACGAGTGGACCGACAAGGACGCCGGCCCGCCGAACGGCGGCACGGCGAACGCCTGTTACGCCGACGGGTGGAAGTGCCAGCACGCCTGGCGGGAGATCTCCTCCATGGTCGCCTTCCGCAACGCGGCCCGCGGCCAGGCCGTCACCAACTGGTGGGACAACGGCGCCGACCAGATCGCCTTCGGGCGCGGCGCCAAGGCGTACGTCGCCATCAACCACGAGGGCGCGGCCCTCACCCGGACCTTCCAGAGCTCGCTCCCGGCCGGCGACTACTGCGACGTGCAGAGCGGGCGCACGGTGAACGTGAACTCCGCCGGGCAGTTCACCGCCACCCTCGGGGCCGGTACCGCCCTCGCCCTGCACGTCAACGCCCGTACCTGCAGCGGCGGCGGGAGCACTCCACCGCCGGCGGCCGCAGGCGCCTCGTTCGCCGTCAACGCCACCACCGTCCCCGGGCAGAACGTCTACGTCACCGGGGACCGCGCCGAGCTCGGCGGCTGGAACACCGGCAGCGCCCTCAAGCTCGACCCGGCGGCCTACCCCGTCTGGAAGCTCGACGTGTCGCTCCCGGCCGGGACCGCCTTCTCGTACAAGTACCTCCGCAAGGACGCCGCCGGGAACGTCACCTGGGAGAGCGGGGCCAACCGCTCCGCCACCGTCCCGGCGAGCGGCAAGGTCGCACTGAACGACACCTGGCGCAACTGA
- a CDS encoding GNAT family N-acetyltransferase has translation MIIDDGILFRRAVEKDAATLVALYDQAARWMRKHGIDQWKPGDKDAAHFLAKMREGEVWLAGDSDGRIIGAYELWFSDEEAWGVQPPVAGYVHRLMVERETAPAGAGRRLLEHAERRIAGSGLPRARLDCVSTNPRLLAYYRGAGYRVVGEFPHKEGKDGRVYGVILLEKRLDQLTVV, from the coding sequence GTGATCATTGATGACGGGATCTTGTTCCGGCGGGCCGTGGAGAAGGACGCCGCCACGCTGGTGGCCCTGTACGACCAGGCCGCCCGGTGGATGCGCAAGCACGGGATCGACCAGTGGAAGCCCGGGGACAAGGACGCCGCGCACTTCCTGGCGAAGATGCGCGAGGGCGAGGTGTGGCTCGCCGGGGACAGCGACGGGCGGATCATCGGCGCGTACGAGCTGTGGTTCTCCGACGAGGAGGCCTGGGGCGTGCAGCCGCCGGTCGCCGGCTACGTGCACCGGCTGATGGTGGAACGCGAAACCGCGCCCGCGGGAGCCGGGCGCCGGCTGCTCGAACATGCCGAGCGCCGGATCGCCGGATCAGGATTGCCGCGGGCGCGGCTGGACTGCGTCTCCACCAACCCCCGGCTGCTCGCGTACTACCGGGGTGCGGGCTACCGGGTGGTCGGGGAGTTCCCCCACAAGGAGGGCAAGGACGGACGGGTGTACGGGGTGATCCTGCTCGAGAAGCGGCTCGATCAGCTCACCGTCGTGTGA
- a CDS encoding Vgb family protein has translation MSFENIFDSSGSEANSAKQSAESLNKDTPGAGDVSDAVRKLESQRDPWLVRQTAHGAFDVMGFINPLFQKINQASADQRQVVANPASTSSMASSTLKASGPPQPHISDEDMPKAEDLSKLMGNRRGYALITTGLGTSEGLAVDPSQNTAYVADRGGVKLSAVKIATGAQRVAAGSLGDIGDVKLDGKGKAYSTDYAGGRLVAVDLSSGTSSVVAGVPGAYGLALDGAGKAYVVSHSEGKLTAVDLQSGQKTTVATGLPIGTSAVALDGKGKAYVGQKDNGGNLYEVNLADGAKRVLTNLPGASTIRVELTGDGRAYTLDHLNGRLYEITLADGAQRVVASGLATCEGLALDTANGQIYVSNVGGQLWQISQRATQALGGIGKVMA, from the coding sequence ATGTCTTTTGAAAACATCTTCGACAGCAGCGGAAGCGAAGCGAACTCCGCCAAACAGTCCGCCGAATCCCTCAACAAGGACACTCCCGGCGCCGGGGACGTCTCGGACGCCGTACGCAAACTGGAGAGTCAGCGCGACCCGTGGCTCGTGCGTCAGACCGCGCACGGGGCGTTCGACGTCATGGGGTTCATCAATCCCCTCTTCCAGAAGATCAATCAGGCATCCGCCGATCAGCGTCAGGTCGTCGCGAACCCCGCCTCGACGTCCAGCATGGCCTCGTCGACCCTGAAGGCGTCCGGACCGCCTCAGCCCCACATCAGCGACGAAGACATGCCGAAGGCCGAAGACCTGTCGAAGCTGATGGGCAACAGGAGGGGCTACGCCCTGATCACGACGGGCCTGGGGACGTCCGAGGGCCTCGCCGTGGACCCGTCGCAGAACACGGCGTACGTCGCCGACCGAGGCGGCGTGAAGCTGTCCGCGGTGAAGATCGCCACCGGCGCCCAGCGCGTGGCCGCGGGCAGCCTGGGCGACATCGGCGATGTGAAGCTGGACGGAAAGGGCAAGGCCTACAGCACCGACTACGCCGGCGGGCGCCTGGTCGCAGTGGACCTGTCCAGCGGCACCTCCAGCGTGGTCGCCGGCGTCCCCGGCGCATACGGCCTCGCGCTGGACGGAGCGGGCAAGGCCTACGTCGTCAGCCACAGCGAAGGGAAGCTGACCGCGGTCGACCTGCAGAGCGGACAGAAGACCACGGTCGCCACCGGCCTGCCGATCGGCACTTCCGCGGTGGCGCTGGACGGGAAGGGCAAGGCGTACGTCGGCCAGAAGGACAACGGCGGCAACCTGTACGAGGTCAACCTGGCCGACGGCGCCAAGCGCGTCCTGACCAACCTCCCCGGGGCGAGCACCATCCGCGTGGAGCTCACCGGCGACGGCAGGGCATACACCCTCGACCATCTGAACGGGCGCCTGTACGAGATCACCCTGGCCGACGGCGCGCAGCGCGTGGTGGCCAGCGGCCTGGCGACGTGCGAAGGCCTCGCGCTGGACACCGCCAACGGCCAGATCTACGTCAGCAACGTCGGGGGCCAGCTCTGGCAGATCTCCCAACGCGCCACGCAGGCCCTGGGAGGCATCGGCAAGGTCATGGCGTAA
- a CDS encoding gluconolaconase: MSANSMTSDVGKAYINDVFMRHPLTTRNQDELEIGIKADEILKRNILRHPALKRTTEKAGESISPIGFCLNKVRYGAFPEDEKAAHERGWRAYMNMGVPVVEERSDITQPPPDMISKQTYINGTDPVKITVTDTVEFSISNTISWSLQGEVKLTFGAKSTASLQEQLQKSMAMMQYQKTTLKNSKDNQGVDNESHTEATNTTTASTSVTGTGELWADLLLGITASVSGSLTTEWKHQSSVSLEVMSRADIMATTRRQVRQFDYEFPVTFGGWVALYYPKPVAVKETPLHPKDQKYSQVIAWKLGDSITDGSYFDLADEGKRFMQRGAAETVAVRTGEHRVFQPETLDYQSQKAPLHKA; this comes from the coding sequence ATGTCGGCAAACAGCATGACGAGCGACGTGGGCAAGGCTTATATCAACGATGTATTCATGCGCCATCCACTCACCACCCGGAACCAAGACGAGCTCGAAATCGGCATCAAGGCCGACGAAATACTGAAGCGGAACATCCTGCGGCATCCTGCACTCAAGAGGACCACCGAAAAAGCCGGAGAGTCGATCAGCCCCATCGGGTTCTGCTTGAACAAGGTGCGATACGGCGCCTTTCCTGAGGATGAGAAAGCGGCGCACGAGCGCGGGTGGCGCGCATACATGAACATGGGCGTACCGGTCGTCGAAGAGCGAAGCGACATCACACAGCCCCCACCCGACATGATCTCCAAGCAGACGTACATCAATGGAACCGACCCCGTCAAAATCACCGTCACGGACACGGTCGAATTCTCGATCTCGAACACGATCAGCTGGTCGCTCCAGGGGGAGGTGAAGCTGACGTTCGGGGCGAAGTCCACCGCATCGCTGCAGGAGCAGCTGCAGAAGAGCATGGCGATGATGCAGTACCAGAAGACCACCCTGAAGAACAGCAAGGACAACCAGGGCGTCGACAACGAGTCCCACACGGAGGCGACGAATACGACAACAGCCTCGACTTCCGTCACGGGTACCGGGGAATTATGGGCAGACCTTCTCCTCGGCATCACGGCCTCTGTCAGCGGTTCTTTGACCACTGAATGGAAACACCAGTCATCGGTCAGTCTGGAAGTGATGAGCCGAGCGGACATCATGGCCACGACACGACGCCAGGTGAGGCAGTTCGATTACGAATTCCCGGTCACCTTCGGCGGCTGGGTCGCCTTGTACTACCCCAAGCCGGTAGCAGTCAAGGAGACTCCCCTGCACCCCAAGGACCAGAAATACTCTCAGGTCATCGCATGGAAACTCGGCGATTCCATCACGGATGGCAGCTATTTCGACCTGGCCGACGAAGGCAAGCGATTCATGCAGAGGGGAGCGGCCGAAACCGTCGCCGTCCGCACCGGGGAACACCGGGTCTTCCAGCCTGAAACCCTTGATTACCAGAGCCAGAAGGCGCCTCTCCACAAGGCGTGA
- the pulA gene encoding pullulanase-type alpha-1,6-glucosidase encodes MSLPPPGGPHPRAPYTRRPALIRPAAGAIAAALAVTLLPALPAAAAAPPAPPSDAKLAAEPARHDLTREQFYFVLPDRFANGDPRNDTGGLTGTRLETGLDPTDKGFYQGGDLKGLTDRLDYIKGLGTTAIWMAPIFKNQPVQGKGADVSAGYHGYWITDFTQVDPHFGTNADLERLIDKAHAKGMKVFFDVITNHTADVVDYREQSYSYLSKGAFPYLTKDGVPFEDADYADGKKKFPRVDAGSFPRTPFVPDAKKGLKAPAWLNDPTMYHNRGDSTFAGESSDQGDFFGLDDLWTERPEVVDGMEKIYEKWVKDFAIDGFRIDTVKHVNTGFWTQWATALDKYAAQRGRKNFFMFGEVYSADTAVTSPYVTQGRLDATLDFPLQDAIRSYASQGAAASRLGSVLADDYRYTTDKANAYEQVTFLGNHDMGRFGSFLKQDRPGAGEQELLDRYRLANELMFFSRGNPVVYSGDEQGFTGAGGDKDARQPLFATKVADYLDDDQLGTVRTHASDAYDPGHPLYKQISALSKLTKDHPALRDGVQSERFADGSVYAFARTDARSRTEYLVAANNAAEARTVELDAPAGAQYRTLYGGNALLRASTAGKLAVTVPALGSVVLQGIAPLAAPSTKPALTLKAPAPGATGTVELSADVTGGGLNRVVFAAQTGTGKWQVLGSADHAPYKVTQNITAPAGTALRYKAVVVDSAGHRASALAESVSGQVPPAPAPTATQRDYAVVHYNRPDGDYTNWRLYAWGDIADGEGTPWPAGHGFTGRDAYGAFAYVKLKPGASSVGYLVIDKDGNKDVAADRTLDVTKTGEVWLEQGKEAARTDRPAYPPQDATKAVLHYQRADGAYDGWGLHVWTGAASPTDWSKPLLPVRTDSYGAVYEVPLAAGATSLSYILHKGDEKDLPSDQSLDLKATGHEVWMLGGRAPYLLPQPAGSSAALDLTKAQAVWIDRDTLAWNAPAAAASVQLLASREGAITAENGILHADGAQWLRLSKTELTAAQKQKFPHLATYAAYSVDPRDRDRVREALRGQLVASARAANGAVLAATGVQLAGVLDDLYANTAALGPVFKDGRPTLSVWAPTAQQVALELDGRTVAMHRDDTTGVWSVRGERNWTGKPYRYAVTVWAPSTRQVVRNLVTDPYSTALTTDSTYSLAVDLADPKLAPPGWGALRKPAPVPFTSAQIQELHIRDFSVADRTSTHPGQYLAFTDTGSAGMQHLRALAASGTSYVHLLPAFDIGTIPEKASDRTEPACDLKVYAPDSPEQQACVAAAAAKDAYNWGYDPLHYTVPEGSYASDPNGTARTVEFRRMVQSLNGAGLRTVMDVVYNHTVASGQSDKSVLDRIVPGYYQRLLADGSVANSSCCANTAPENAMMGRLVVDSIVTWAKEYKVDGFRFDLMGHHPKANILAVRQALDALTVAKDGVDGKKIILYGEGWNFGEVADDARFVQATQKNMAGTGIATFSDRSRDAVRGGGPFDEDPRVQGFASGLFTAPNASPANGTPDQQRARLLHAQDLIKVGLSGNLASYAFTDTAGRRTKGSEVDYNGSPAGYAAAPGDALSYADAHDNETLADALTYKLPEGTSTADQARMQVLAMAVGTLSQGPSLSQAGTDLLRSKSLDRNSYDSGDWFNAVHWDCRDGNGFGRGLPPAADNGSKWLYAKPLLAGRPAPACADITGASAAYRDLLRIRTTEPAFALTTPEAVQAALAFPLSGKDETPGVITMTLGDLVVVFNATPAAQHQRIPALAGTGYALHPVQAAGSDPAVKQATYDARTGEFTTPPRTVSVFTRR; translated from the coding sequence ATGTCCCTGCCACCGCCGGGCGGCCCTCATCCACGTGCCCCGTACACAAGGAGACCCGCCTTGATACGCCCCGCCGCAGGAGCGATCGCCGCCGCCCTGGCCGTGACGCTCCTGCCCGCCCTTCCGGCAGCGGCCGCCGCGCCGCCCGCCCCGCCCTCGGACGCGAAGCTGGCCGCCGAGCCGGCACGCCACGACCTGACCCGGGAGCAGTTCTACTTCGTCCTCCCGGACCGGTTCGCGAACGGCGATCCGCGCAACGACACCGGCGGCCTGACCGGCACCCGGCTCGAGACCGGGCTGGACCCGACGGACAAGGGCTTCTACCAGGGCGGCGACCTCAAGGGGCTGACCGACCGGCTCGACTACATCAAGGGGCTCGGGACCACCGCCATCTGGATGGCGCCGATCTTCAAGAACCAGCCGGTGCAGGGGAAGGGGGCCGACGTCTCCGCCGGGTACCACGGGTACTGGATCACCGACTTCACGCAGGTCGACCCGCACTTCGGTACCAACGCCGACCTGGAGCGGCTGATCGACAAGGCGCACGCGAAGGGGATGAAGGTCTTCTTCGACGTCATCACCAACCACACCGCCGACGTCGTCGACTACCGGGAGCAGTCGTACTCCTACCTGTCGAAGGGGGCCTTCCCCTATCTGACGAAGGACGGGGTGCCGTTCGAGGATGCCGACTACGCGGACGGGAAGAAGAAGTTCCCGCGGGTCGACGCCGGGTCCTTCCCGCGGACGCCGTTCGTGCCCGACGCGAAGAAGGGGCTGAAGGCCCCCGCCTGGCTCAACGACCCGACGATGTACCACAACCGGGGTGATTCCACCTTCGCCGGGGAGTCCTCCGACCAGGGTGACTTCTTCGGCCTCGACGATCTGTGGACCGAGCGCCCCGAGGTCGTCGACGGGATGGAGAAGATCTACGAGAAGTGGGTCAAGGACTTCGCGATCGACGGCTTCCGCATCGACACGGTCAAGCACGTCAACACCGGGTTCTGGACGCAGTGGGCCACCGCCCTCGACAAGTACGCCGCCCAGCGCGGCCGGAAGAACTTCTTCATGTTCGGCGAGGTCTACTCCGCCGACACCGCCGTCACCTCGCCGTACGTGACGCAGGGCCGCCTCGACGCCACCCTCGACTTCCCGCTCCAGGACGCGATCCGCTCGTACGCCTCCCAGGGCGCGGCGGCCTCGCGGCTGGGCTCCGTACTGGCCGACGACTACCGGTACACCACGGACAAGGCGAACGCGTACGAGCAGGTCACCTTCCTCGGCAACCACGACATGGGCCGCTTCGGGAGCTTCCTGAAGCAGGACCGGCCGGGGGCGGGGGAGCAGGAGCTGCTGGACCGCTACCGGCTCGCCAACGAGCTGATGTTCTTCTCCCGGGGCAACCCGGTGGTCTACTCCGGCGACGAGCAGGGCTTCACGGGTGCCGGCGGCGACAAGGACGCCCGGCAGCCGCTGTTCGCCACGAAGGTCGCCGACTACCTGGACGACGACCAGCTCGGAACGGTGCGCACCCACGCGAGCGATGCCTATGATCCGGGACACCCGCTCTACAAGCAGATCAGTGCTCTCTCGAAGCTGACGAAGGACCACCCGGCCCTGCGGGACGGCGTCCAGAGTGAACGTTTCGCCGACGGGTCCGTCTACGCCTTCGCCCGTACCGACGCCCGCTCCCGCACCGAGTACCTCGTCGCCGCCAACAACGCCGCCGAAGCCCGGACCGTCGAGCTCGACGCCCCGGCCGGCGCCCAGTACCGCACCCTGTACGGCGGCAACGCACTGCTCCGCGCCTCCACGGCCGGCAAGCTCGCCGTCACCGTTCCCGCCCTCGGCTCGGTGGTCCTCCAGGGCATCGCCCCCCTCGCCGCCCCCTCGACCAAGCCCGCCCTCACCCTCAAGGCCCCTGCCCCCGGAGCCACCGGAACCGTCGAGCTCTCCGCCGACGTCACCGGCGGCGGCCTGAACCGGGTCGTCTTCGCCGCCCAGACCGGCACCGGGAAGTGGCAGGTCCTCGGCTCCGCGGACCACGCCCCCTACAAGGTCACCCAGAACATCACGGCCCCCGCCGGCACCGCCCTGCGCTACAAGGCCGTCGTCGTGGACTCCGCCGGCCACCGCGCGAGCGCCCTCGCCGAGTCCGTCTCCGGCCAGGTCCCGCCCGCCCCGGCCCCCACCGCCACCCAGCGCGACTACGCGGTCGTCCACTACAACCGCCCCGACGGCGACTACACCAACTGGCGGCTCTACGCCTGGGGCGACATCGCCGACGGCGAAGGCACGCCCTGGCCCGCCGGCCACGGCTTCACCGGCCGCGACGCGTACGGCGCCTTCGCCTACGTCAAGCTCAAGCCCGGCGCCTCCTCCGTCGGTTACCTCGTCATCGACAAGGACGGCAACAAGGACGTCGCCGCCGACCGCACCCTCGACGTGACGAAGACCGGCGAAGTCTGGCTCGAGCAGGGCAAGGAAGCGGCCCGCACCGACCGCCCCGCCTACCCGCCGCAGGACGCGACCAAGGCCGTCCTCCACTACCAGCGCGCCGACGGTGCCTACGACGGCTGGGGCCTGCACGTCTGGACCGGCGCCGCGAGCCCGACCGACTGGTCCAAGCCGCTGCTGCCCGTCCGCACCGACTCCTACGGCGCGGTCTACGAGGTCCCGCTCGCGGCCGGGGCGACCAGCCTCAGCTACATCCTCCACAAGGGCGACGAGAAGGACCTCCCCTCCGACCAGTCCCTGGATCTGAAGGCCACCGGCCACGAGGTCTGGATGCTGGGCGGCCGGGCCCCGTACCTCCTCCCCCAGCCCGCCGGCTCCTCCGCCGCCCTGGACCTCACCAAGGCCCAGGCCGTGTGGATCGACCGCGACACCCTCGCCTGGAACGCCCCCGCGGCCGCCGCCTCCGTCCAGCTCCTCGCCTCCCGCGAAGGCGCGATCACCGCGGAGAACGGCATCCTGCACGCGGACGGCGCGCAGTGGCTGCGCCTGTCCAAGACCGAGCTCACCGCCGCCCAGAAGCAGAAGTTCCCGCACCTGGCGACGTACGCCGCCTACTCCGTCGACCCGCGCGACCGGGACCGCGTACGGGAGGCCCTGCGCGGCCAGCTCGTCGCGAGCGCCCGCGCCGCGAACGGCGCCGTCCTGGCCGCGACCGGCGTGCAGCTCGCCGGCGTGCTCGACGACCTGTACGCGAACACGGCCGCGCTCGGCCCCGTCTTCAAGGACGGCCGCCCCACCCTCTCCGTCTGGGCCCCCACCGCCCAGCAGGTCGCCCTCGAGCTCGACGGCCGCACCGTCGCCATGCACCGCGACGACACCACCGGCGTCTGGTCGGTGCGCGGTGAGCGCAACTGGACCGGCAAGCCGTACCGCTACGCCGTGACCGTGTGGGCCCCGAGCACCCGCCAGGTGGTCCGCAACCTGGTCACCGACCCGTACTCCACCGCCCTGACCACCGATTCCACCTACAGCCTGGCCGTCGACCTGGCCGACCCGAAGCTGGCCCCGCCCGGCTGGGGGGCACTGCGCAAGCCCGCGCCCGTCCCCTTCACCTCGGCGCAGATCCAGGAGCTCCACATCCGCGACTTCTCCGTCGCGGACCGTACGAGCACCCACCCCGGCCAGTACCTGGCCTTCACCGACACCGGCTCGGCGGGCATGCAGCACCTGCGCGCGCTGGCCGCGTCCGGCACCTCCTACGTCCACCTCCTGCCCGCCTTCGACATCGGGACCATCCCGGAGAAGGCCTCCGACCGCACCGAGCCCGCCTGCGACCTGAAGGTGTACGCGCCGGACTCGCCGGAGCAGCAGGCCTGCGTGGCCGCCGCGGCCGCGAAGGACGCGTACAACTGGGGCTACGACCCGCTGCACTACACCGTGCCGGAGGGCTCGTACGCGAGCGACCCCAACGGCACGGCCCGTACCGTCGAGTTCCGCAGGATGGTCCAGTCGCTGAACGGGGCCGGCCTGCGCACGGTGATGGACGTCGTCTACAACCACACCGTCGCCTCCGGCCAGTCCGACAAGTCGGTGCTGGACCGCATCGTGCCGGGCTACTACCAGCGGCTGCTGGCGGACGGCTCGGTCGCCAACTCCAGCTGCTGCGCCAACACGGCTCCCGAGAACGCCATGATGGGCCGGCTCGTCGTGGACTCCATCGTCACCTGGGCCAAGGAGTACAAGGTCGACGGCTTCCGCTTCGACCTGATGGGCCACCACCCGAAGGCGAACATCCTGGCCGTCCGCCAGGCCCTCGACGCGCTGACCGTCGCCAAGGACGGCGTCGACGGCAAGAAGATCATCCTCTACGGGGAGGGCTGGAACTTCGGCGAGGTCGCGGACGACGCCCGCTTCGTCCAGGCCACGCAGAAGAACATGGCGGGCACCGGCATCGCCACCTTCTCGGACCGCTCGCGCGACGCGGTCCGCGGCGGCGGCCCCTTCGACGAGGACCCGCGCGTCCAGGGCTTCGCCTCGGGCCTGTTCACCGCCCCGAACGCCTCGCCCGCGAACGGCACCCCCGACCAGCAGCGGGCCCGGCTCCTGCACGCCCAGGACCTGATCAAGGTCGGGCTGTCCGGCAACCTCGCCTCGTACGCCTTCACGGACACCGCGGGCCGGCGCACCAAGGGCTCCGAGGTGGACTACAACGGCTCCCCGGCCGGCTACGCGGCGGCCCCGGGCGACGCCCTCTCCTACGCGGACGCCCACGACAACGAAACCCTGGCCGACGCCCTGACGTACAAGCTGCCGGAGGGCACCTCCACCGCCGACCAGGCCCGTATGCAGGTCCTGGCGATGGCCGTCGGCACCCTCTCCCAGGGCCCGTCGCTGTCCCAGGCGGGCACGGACCTGCTCCGCTCGAAGTCCCTGGACCGCAATTCGTACGACAGCGGCGACTGGTTCAACGCCGTCCACTGGGACTGCCGCGACGGCAACGGCTTCGGCCGCGGCCTGCCGCCGGCCGCCGACAACGGCTCCAAGTGGCTGTACGCGAAGCCCCTGCTGGCCGGCCGCCCGGCACCCGCCTGCGCCGACATCACCGGAGCCTCGGCGGCCTACCGCGACCTGCTGCGGATCCGTACGACGGAACCGGCCTTCGCCCTCACCACACCCGAGGCGGTCCAGGCCGCGCTGGCCTTCCCGCTCTCCGGCAAGGACGAGACCCCGGGGGTGATCACCATGACCCTCGGCGACCTGGTGGTGGTCTTCAACGCCACGCCCGCCGCCCAGCACCAGCGCATCCCGGCCCTCGCGGGCACCGGCTACGCCCTGCACCCGGTCCAGGCGGCCGGATCCGACCCCGCGGTCAAGCAGGCGACGTACGACGCACGGACAGGAGAGTTCACGACCCCGCCCCGCACGGTGTCGGTCTTCACACGACGGTGA
- a CDS encoding LacI family DNA-binding transcriptional regulator, whose translation MAGVTSPLRLTDIAAQAQVSEATVSRVLNGKAGVAAGTRHKVLAAMDLLGYERPVRLRRRSNGLVGLLIPELTNPIFPAFAQVIEQALAGHGYTPVLCTQTPGGATEDELVEQLEERGVTGIVFLSGLHADSTLDPSRYQRLSARNVPFVLINGFNEHVNAPFISPDDRAAADMAVRHLVDLGHRRIGLAIGPTRYVPSARKEQGFVAAVPDAESEGLIQRTLFTVEGGHAAGGALLDRGCTGIVCGSDPMALGVIRAVRERGLRVPEDVSVVGFDDSPLIAFTDPPLTTIRQPVRAMATAAVGALLEAVGGTPVQRTEYVFQPELVVRGSTGQGPGE comes from the coding sequence GTGGCAGGGGTGACCTCCCCGCTCCGGCTGACGGACATCGCCGCGCAGGCCCAGGTCAGCGAGGCGACGGTCAGCCGTGTGCTCAACGGCAAGGCGGGCGTGGCGGCCGGCACCCGGCACAAGGTGCTGGCCGCCATGGACCTGCTCGGCTACGAGCGGCCCGTACGGCTGCGCCGGCGCAGCAACGGCCTGGTGGGGCTCCTGATCCCGGAGCTCACCAACCCGATTTTTCCGGCGTTCGCGCAGGTCATAGAGCAGGCGCTGGCCGGCCACGGGTACACGCCGGTGCTGTGCACGCAGACGCCGGGCGGGGCCACGGAGGACGAGCTGGTGGAGCAGCTCGAGGAGCGGGGGGTCACGGGGATCGTCTTCCTGTCCGGCCTGCACGCGGACTCGACGCTGGACCCGTCCCGCTACCAGCGGCTGTCCGCGAGGAATGTTCCCTTCGTCCTGATCAACGGCTTCAACGAGCACGTGAACGCCCCGTTCATCTCCCCGGACGACCGGGCGGCGGCGGACATGGCGGTACGTCACCTGGTGGACCTGGGGCACCGGCGGATCGGCCTGGCCATAGGGCCGACGCGCTACGTCCCCTCGGCCCGCAAGGAGCAGGGGTTCGTCGCCGCGGTGCCGGATGCGGAGTCGGAGGGGCTCATCCAGCGCACGCTGTTCACGGTGGAGGGCGGCCACGCGGCGGGCGGCGCCCTGCTGGACCGCGGCTGCACCGGCATCGTGTGCGGCAGCGACCCGATGGCGCTCGGCGTGATCCGCGCGGTGAGGGAGCGCGGCCTGCGCGTCCCGGAGGACGTGTCGGTCGTCGGCTTCGACGACTCGCCGCTGATCGCCTTCACGGACCCGCCGCTGACGACGATCCGCCAGCCGGTCCGCGCGATGGCGACGGCGGCGGTCGGAGCCCTCCTGGAGGCGGTCGGCGGCACCCCGGTCCAGCGCACGGAGTACGTGTTCCAGCCGGAACTGGTGGTCCGCGGCTCGACGGGGCAGGGGCCGGGGGAGTAG